The Platichthys flesus chromosome 5, fPlaFle2.1, whole genome shotgun sequence genome contains the following window.
TGGCAAAGTGAAGAGAGACGTGGACGCCGCCCTGATCGAACAGAGTGATCGGCTCCAGCTGACCTGAGGCCAGAAGACACGTGGATTAATCCTCACAAATCACCAGGAACACTCTGTTACTATAAAACACAGTCATCCATATAAACTCTAATTTAATGGAGTTTGTAGACGTACTGGGTTTGATGGTGTCCATTGGCACAAAGACCTGTTTCAGTAGCAGTGGAGGACAAACtgtctctgcagtgacttcAGCTGGCGTCCTGTAATCTGATCCTGAGCCGCTGAACTGATGATTTTGAGGGAAAGACCTGACGGGAAAGAGAAGGAGTCAAATCGAGATGGAAAGACACTGATGATCGGTTTGTAAGCAAAAtgccaaatgttttattttataagtGAACATCTGATTTGGTGACAGCTCTGATCTGAACCCAGAAGAAATCTAAAACGAATTCCCCTCACAGCAGAGCTCTCCATTCTCACCAGGTGCTGGTCCCGTTGGATCCGATGCTGCCGCCTCCACATCCTCGAGGTCTCAGCAGAAGTCCTCTCGCTCCGTTCTGCTCGCTGCTCCTCTTCTGAAAGACGTCATTCAGCTGCCGGAGGAGAAACCGTGTTATCATCTCCTCCAGAGGAAATCTTCATTTATAGATCATTTACTTTAAAACTCACCTGCATCAGTTCCTCATAATACGACTTCGATGTCTCCTTTTTGTCAAACTCTGTAAATTACGAGACAAAGTGTCAAGAATCATATTCACAAGTCGTGAGAACAAACAAGAAGAAGGTTTAAACGAAGCTTTACCTGATTCCGAGAAGTCCGGCCCAGGGTGGAAGGCGTTGTCCAGGTGAGAGGAgacgagtggaggagaggagggaggtgaatCAGCTTCTCTGGGAGTCTGAGGAGAATCCAGAGCCGACAGGTCGATGAGGTGGTAACTTTTAATCTCTCTGGGACTCGTAGGAGCTGGAggaccaagaagaagaagaagaagaggaggaggaggaagaggaggaagaagaagaagaagaagaagaagcatcaAACACCAGCAGAATGAAGACGAACACACACGAGGTCAGAGTCTTTTCCTGGACGAGACCTACCGCTGCTTTCactcctcccttcttcttcttcacctcttctctctcttgccCCGTTGCACTCTCTCCTCCCCACCTGGTCTTTGTAGGCGTTGACCGCGAGCGTGAGATCGTCGTTGGCCGCCAGGACCTGAGCCAGAGCGGCGTCATCGTCCGCCGTGTCGCTGGCCAGACGGAACAGGCCGGGCCTCAGCCGCTCACAGCTCTCGTACAAggcctgcggggggggggggggggatataacTGTGAGTTATACTGGAAACATTTAACGTGAAGCTGGTTTTGAATTGGATCTGTTATCCTTACTGTTTAAAGTTACATTCACAAGAAGAGACATTGCTGAAAACCTTGagtgaaatatttaatatgatatgagaaaacaaaaagttcCCATGAAATAAAAGCTTATTTCACTGgttgaaatatgaaaaacataaatcacatacatagtatagaataaaaacacataggATACACTTTAAAATATTATCCAAATATCCCAGTGAGAGTAAGGATAAACTGTCAATAAGAGCAGGaagtataatgttttttttatacatttgtatatgttatttatttatatattagtGGATACTATGTATTTTTTGTCTGGGGATGAACAAGTTAGTGTGTGATGCACATAACAGAGCTTCAGCCTGTTTCTGCCGCTGCAGCCGGGCGGAGCAGAGGAGTCCTTCATGTCTGACGGAGACGATGCTGCTCTGACAATCAAATACTTGtgtgtgaattatttattttgatttaacaTAAAAGGGTTTTAATCTTCAGTTCTCATGGCAGTGTTcttctgagctgcagctttgagagtgtgtgtggttattggGGAATAaactctccctctgtttgttcACAGCTTTGTGAGTGGACACATTCAGAGTCTGGAACAGAAGAACTATTTGACTCACTTATAAAAATGACAGCACTTGATTATTTAAATGGACCGACCTTGATGTCCTCACTGGGCGGAGACGAGGTTCCTGAGATGTTCCTCCTCAGGAGCTCCCGGAGCCGCCTGGTGctgctctccacctccttcaggGTGGACTCACGCTTCAGAGCTTTCTCAGCCTTCTCCTGCtcctaaaacaaacacacacacgtaattataatcaacacacacacaattatcaTGAAAGCAAATCTGTCGGTCagcactgcagctcctcacctCCTTGATGGTGCTCTTTATGAGTCGGTTTGCCAGTTCCAGGTCTTCAGGACGAGCACTCTTCAATAATCTGGCTAAAACCTGAcgatacagacacacacgtgatGAGACTTTACATGagcagacatcacacacacacacacacacacacacacacacacacacacacacacacacacacacacacagacacacaccttggCCTTGTCCTCCTGGTCGAAAACAGACTCTGTGGATctttgtggaggaggagccatGATCAGTGTGTCTGGTAGTTTGGGATCTTCCTTCACGAAGcctgaaacaacaacagagagtTAAGAGGGTTTAAAGAGAAAAGGACCAAACCCTGAGAATCAAGTCCATCCCGTGTGTAGAaggtgtctctgtgtctctcaccttGTGTCTTCAGCATGTTGTACGCCTCCTGGATCTTAGGTTCGTCTTTGAGCCACAGCGTCCAGCCGTACAGGACCTCCGTCACTCGGTCCTTCACCTTCTGAGGAGTCCACGCTCCGAAGTACTGCTCAGAGGAGAACATCGGGTCAGTCACACCCGTCTTACTCCTCAGGAAGACAGGGTCCATTTCTCTGTGTGACGCACTTTGTGacttttatgaaataaagattatataatgataaaTTTGTTCTTATGTGTGGTTTGAGCCTTGTGATGTGACGACCCTCTCTGATGCAGGAGTCCGTTGTCGGGCAGATTCACCTGCTCTTTCACTAGATAGGCTGGTGttgtattttgatttaaatattcaaacttatttctgtaaaataaaccaGTTTCTGATTCAAACTCATGTGTGGTCGTCCTAACTGTGATATTGTCAGATAAACGCACAGAATCAGGACAATAAATCTCCTTTGATTTGAACTTTAACTGCAAAGAGACTGTTTGAATGAAATGAGGAACCACTTTGAAGTTCCAGCTGCTGAGAACATCTGTCCCTGTGTGACCAACGGTACCTTCGGTGTGAGGAGTTTGATGAGCTCATTGAGAAACCGAAACTTTGCCGCTTCGCTGTGGAACCTCTTCCCGCAGTTGTTCATGCACGCCTCCAGGACCTGGAGATCAGAGCAGACCATCAGGGAATGAAGCTTCAACAAGGGAAGGTTAAACAACATATATATGTCTataaagagcgagagagagagagagagagagagagagagaacgggtTCTGTCTCTGCAGGATTGTGGTTCTCCACCTTTAGACATCACGTGACACGAGGCACATGAACATCAGGACGCTTCTTCTAAGTGGCGTTTCTAAGTGTGACCCTGCAGCGCTCTGAGATGCACAGAGAACGCGGCGTCATGGCAGATTTCAACGCAGATTAAAAAGCCCCTCATGTCTCCATGTGATCACAGTTGGTCACGGATTCCGCTCACGGGATCTCGttaaaacaaagacattgtTTTACAGGTTGATAGACGAGCGAATCCGAGACAAAGAGCAGGAGATAGAGACTGATGTAAACTGTGACCGGGACAAAGGGgacaaaggaggaggagcattCAGAACATTTTAGAATTTAGAAAGAAAAGAGTTGTTAGAAGCCTCTAAGAAACCCTAAAATTAGACAACAGATAAAAATACACAGTGAACTGCAGATGGTGGGTATTTGAGGGTGTGGTGAGGAGTCTGATTACTCACAGTGAGCGCCTGCAGAGACTCTCTCTCCTGTGGGGACTGGATCTTATGAGCCAGGAGACTGGTGGCAACCTGAGGCCTGAAAATCAAGTTTCAAATCAcgttaaaatgtctgaaaacatttgaaaactgAGACGATGCAACGGGACAAACAATTCACAAGCAGCAGCAAAGAAACAGATTTGAGCATTGATTCCAGTAAGTAAGACGTTTTACTGAGCAGAGGAAAAGGGTCAGAGGGGGAAAAGGTGCAGGAGAATCTCCCCTCACTCTTTCACAATGTTGTCACTGAGAAGCTGTGGACGTGAAGCAACTCTTTCTCAATCACCACCATCGTGCAAAAGAGAGTCAGAGGAGCTAGAGGCCAGCGGACGAATGGTCCATTCATGTTTACAGTTGGAAAATCTATGTGGAGACAcatgcaggagtgtgtgtgtgtgtgtgggggaaaTAAAGTCACATCTGGTTCTTACATCTGTCCCGAGAGATCCGATCATAACAggatgttaacaccaggtctgatTAAAGTCTGACAGGGTTTCTGCAAGTTACATTTACAACTGAATGAAATATAAgatctgtgtgtggtgtgtgacaGATGTGAAGGAACATCAGGGACTCAGACCTCCCTCCCACTTCCCTTGACTCAAAGATAAGATGAGTCGAGACTCTGTGTTATCTCACAAACCACAGTTAGAGACAGTTGGTAACGTTTCTcttgtataataataaaataaactgaggTTTTATGCACAGTTGAATTTGTGTTGAATACTaatatgtaaaaatgtttaCCCATTCAAAACTTTCTAGTGCTTAAAATTCAGATTATTGACTTCTTATGACTTTTGCAGAAACCCTGATTGAGTCTGATCAATCTACGTGGTCCGAGATCCAtgttacatacacacacacacacagacacacacacacagacacacagacacagacacacagacacacagacacagacacacacacacacacacacacacacacacacacacacacacacacacacacacacacacacacacacacacacacacacacacacaaagtcatcaCAAGTGTAAACTGTGTCTCAAGTCTTCTCACCCATCGGCCTCCTGGTTGACCAGCTGGTAGAAGCCCTGGATACAGTCCCACCTGTCCCCCTGGTTCTCTGGGTCTGTGGCCTGGTCTGGAACAAACCAGAAATAACACAACTTAACAGGGAAGTGAAATCAAAGACAggtctgcagagagacaaataAGACATGTACTGTATACATAGTAAGTTAGAAGAAACTACTACATGGAGATATACAGTATTTACTCTGCAACAATCAATTAAATACTGATGTTCAGGCATAAAACtcacaacttaaaaataaaggCGCTTCAAATAACTCCACCTGAAACACTTTCACTTTATGAAGAGAGATTATGAGTCAAAGACGATGAAGTTTTTCTGTCATCCTGCCGATCAACATGAAACCTCGCTGCACAAAGGAACGAGAGTTGATCTGAATATAAAATGTCCACAGCTTGGACACTGActtttgaaaatattaaattatggtgCAATTCTTTTCATTATTATGTTAAATCATTGGGTTTATAACTGATGACGGCACGTGGAGCACATGGTAGGAGCATTAAATATCAAACCACTAAAATATGAATTTCACTATGATGTCAGAGGAATAAGAGAGAACATGGAGCCTCCAGTTTAAACCTGATTAAACAATGATTAACTCAATTAGCTGACTGATAAGGAGCCGGACCACTGAAGAGCTTGTTTCCCTCATGATACTTAAATGTCTCTAAAACCAGCTTTTAACAGTACGACCGTGTTTTTATACTCAAATTAAAAAGGGTAAAAACTTCCTGATAGATAATTCTGAAATATTTCTGCAAATCGTGAACGCGCCTTGCAGAAGCACAGACGCAACACACTCATGGTCGGGCACGCGCGGGGGTAAAAACgcaaacttcctgtttccactTTAAACTTTTTGGATcaagtgaaaacataatttttaaaGTTGATCCGCACGTGCGTGAATTCAAAGTTTCCCCGTTTTAACGTCACTTTGACCCGGTTAACGTTCGGATGTGAGATGGTCACGTGTCGTCAACAGGCTTCCCGAGCAAACAGGTTAAAAACAGAATCACGAGCAGCACGTGCACTTCCTCTCAGGTTCCACTTCCACTTACTGAGCCACgaatccaaagtttccgaacCGGCTCCGGTCGCCATCACCGTCCCGTCCCGAGCTGCTCCGCCGCTCACAGTGCGTCTCTCCTGGGGAAGCGGAGGTGTCAAACTGCCGCTGTCACTGCGGAGACATGTGACACTCACGCCCCGTCACACTCCTGACACATCAACACCCCCCCAAcctccctacacacacacaaagccacatccacagacacacaacatctacACTGTTACCACAATATGTGTTCATATGAACCAGAAACTAcagtatttataatatatatatatatgaaccaGAAACTACagtatttataatatatgtGAACATGAAGTAACACAAAGCCCCAAAAACCATACTTCACTAAAACTATAGTATTTATAATGTATATCAACGCAAACCCCCAaagccacagacacactataGCTACACTGTTACCGCAATGTATATATTCATGTGAACCAGAAACTACAGTATTCATTATATATATGAACATGAAGTAACACAAAGCCCCTAAAAACCCTACTGCACTAAAACTATAGTATTAATATTATGTCAACACAAACCCCTACAGCCAGAGACCCACATCTCGACAGAAACTAAAGTACGAActatatttattctgttttttattatgaaGAGTTATGACTAACACAAACCCTCCcaacagacacactcatacactACATCCACACAGAAACTATAATATATCTGTCCATATGAACCAGTAACCGCTGTACtaagtgtatttgtattatgGAGGGGTGAAGACTTTAATGTTTCACTAACACAAAAcggtaaaatgtccccacacaTCCTGCTTCTTtatcttcattttgtttctttgcGATAGTTTTAGAGCATTTCGTGGTCATTTTGTTTCTTGTGTGCATCTTTGTatgtggtttgtgtttatttaatgcAGCTTTGCATCTCTCCTCATGGTCATTTTGTTTCTATTTGGTGGTTTTGTGTCTCCTAGTAATTATTTAGACTCTCTGGGATCATTTTGCATCGTTTTATGTTCCAAGTCCTTCTGGTAGTTCCACAtatctttgtggttgttttgtgtctttctttccaTTATGCATCTCTCCTCAAGgtaattttgtttcttttggttgttttgtgtctatttgaggttgttttgtgtttatttgaagttgttttgtgtttatttgaggttgttttgtgtttatttgaagttGTTTTGTGTATCTTTGAAGCTCTTCTGCTTCTTTCTTTATGACAATGTCGCTGGTTTGTGTCTCTAAATAGTTGCTTTATTCTTGATGTGTAGTTGTTTTGCTTCTTAGGGGATGACGGTGCTACCAAAGGAAAACCACAAGGTTTGACGAGTGAGAAGAAAACCATATAAATATCATCAGCTGCCAATGACAGTTATTGACCAGCCTCACAAGTCCCAACAAGTTAATGAGTCAACACATCTGTGAGCTGGAGTTCATTGAGAATATTTCTCTGGAGTAACCCACAAgatcatttgcatttttaaaagcCGAGGTACTTCCCATCCCAGAGCGACTGGTGCCACCTGGTCCTGTAAAGTTTCCCAGCAGCGAAAAAAACAAGCAGACCCGTGTGtttaacaaatatttataataataattcaagtATTGTTTCACTGATTCCAGCTGAGTGCAGTTCATGTTTGATTGTGGCTTTGGTAGAATCAGCGAGAGGTTAAACATTTAACTCTCCACACAAACAGGCCACGTCCTCAACCAAAGTTcttctggggggggggttgtccaGTCTCTTAACTCGtctctgagagcagcagcagtttctggAAGCGATGTCTGATCTCCGCAGGCCCCAAAGACGCCATCATCTCCGCCACGCTGGGACCTTGCTGCAGGAgatcggagggggggggggagtcagtgAAGTAATGCACAACAGACCGCATAGCAACAGACAGTAACGTCTAAGTAACGCAATCACAAACAACTTCCTCTTTCCACAGTCCTGCAGAGTTACTGCTGTGAATGAAGCCCTGAAGTCGTTACTAAcgttttaaactttaaatcttaaattttcAACCTTCTCGGACCAACGGAGGCAAAAgattcatgtttcattttaacaaTCAAGCAGAAACTTCAGAAAGTCAGTTGGTAGAGTTTAAAAATCCAGTTTAAAAAGTTCAAATGAAAGCAGAAATGAAAGTCTCCAAGTGagctgtaaaaaataataagagGATGTCATTAGTTCCTCTCAGACTAAATCAGACTGAAGCATGACAGTGCAGGTGCAGTGCTTGAAAATGGATTTGGACTAAACCGTCCACTTACttaagtttatttataaaactctTTTTATGTTACTGTCAGGAGGAAAGATGGAGATGCTTCCTCTGGTACCTGCAGTCCACTGAGAGCCAGACGCAGGAGCTTCATCACGTCTCTGTACTTTGTTGCTTTGGTCTGTTTGGACAAACGCTTCAGATCTTTACTgagctgatccagagtcagcTGCTCCCCTCGCTCTTCTAGTAATCTGAAAGCACAGAAACGTTCACAATCCCGAGAGAGAGGCCATCGTGACAAAAGAATAGTGAAGCCCAGGTATGAGCCGATGAAGATGATGCCGCGTACTTCAGCATCAAGGAGGCAACGTGTGGGGCTTCTGCTGTGagtgctgccacctgctggctggTGAAAGAAGGCCGGACCCACAGGTACGAATAACTAGGACTCACAAGCTCCTGCAGGGAGGTTATGTGAccctgcagaggagggaggagactaGTTTCAGTcgcagaggacagacagagggacggacgaGAGGGCAGTAATGAGATGTGACCTCATGTGATCTCCAGTGGGACAAAGAGTAAAAGGTTAACAAGTAAATTCAGCCTGAATTCAATtgcttcccccttttctttgaGTGGGAAACAAATCAGAAAACCTACTTGTTTGAGATGATATACGATTAATAGACAGAGGTTATTGTTGAGAATTTTCCACTGGGCAAACCAGTGAGAAGTGGAAGACTCTGTGGTTTCTTCCCTTTAGTGGCTATAGATTCCTCCAGTTGCAGAGCACACATATAAACTCACGTTTATCATGTTGACGTGTCCTCTCCATGTTACCTTACGCAGCTGCAGCACCCGTCTGATGTAATCCTGGTGCAGGACGTCTTGCTCCTGGATCTCTGTCGTGTACGTCTGCTGGATTTTCTCCTGCAGATCTTTAATCAGCAACGAGCACTGATCCTCGTCTTCAATTCGCTGCTGCAGGTGGATTCTGTCGCGAATAGAGACATGAATGTGAATAACAAAGTCTTAACGGGCAGAAACACCTGGTTGTCTGACCCCGGCGTTACACAGATGAGAGTTATGATATAAAACAGACGATAATCCACGGAGGGACCGACGGTTTCTGACTTGCCTGTTGAACTCGGGGAGTTTCTCCAGGTCTAACAGAGCAGAATGAGTTGTGATCTTTGAGGGATTGAACTCGGAGATCAGCTCGTCTATCCTCCGCCCCATTCGATTGGCTGTGAGGAAATATGACGACTTTAGATGCAGCAAAATATGCAGAGCTGATTTCAGAAGATCTACATGtgaaaacctctctctctctctctctctctctgataacttctctgtcactcactgtTGAATCCAGAGCCACAGTTGGTGGTGATATCCAGTAGAGCGTCCGGCAGGACCCCGTCCCTCTGGTAGCTCTGGATGAAGATGTCCCCCTGCCTCTTGGACAGTTTGCTGCCGTCTTTGTTCATCAGGAGCGGCAGATGTCCAAAGGCGGGCGGTTTCCATCCGAGCGCTCGGTACATGAGGAGATGTTTGGAGGTGGAGATGAGCCACTCGGAGCCTCGCAGGACGTGGCTGATCTTCATGTGATGATCATCTACGATGTTCGCCAGGTGATAGGTGGGAAACCCGTCGGCTTTGATCACCACAGGGTCCCCCTCCACCtgcaggagaggacagagggtaGGAAACGCTTGTTTTGAGTTTCATCTTTTTCTAGAAAAAGAAACCGTGGGTAAGCCATGATTAAAAATGTCATAATAGGTCATTGTAAAggcaaaaatacatttaaaacatccTGCAGTAATCTGAGAAACTGGAGAATTATCCATCTATCCTCCATCCGTTAATGTGACGACCACTAAACCAAAGAGACATTTAGATGCTGCACATTTCAAAAATCCCCAGAAACCCGACCTGAGCCACTTCATGACGATTCCATCCAAAGATCAGATCCTGAAAAGGCTCCACGCCGGCTTCCAGACGAAACCTGATCACATGCGACGTCCCCTGATCCAGCTTCTCCTGGACCTGGTCGGCCCGGAGGTGACGGCACCTGTTGTCGTACCTGCACAGATCAGAGTGAAcatcttaaagcaacactaggTAGGTTTTACTGAGCaccagcgccctctgcagccacacgtggTTATAGATTCTGATGGAATAAATCACCGTGGCGTCTGTCCGCTCCTCAGAGCCTCtttcctcagcagctccagtcTCTGAGGGCTGCAGAAGCAGTGGTAGGCGTCACCGCTCTGCAGGAGCTCCTGGGCCGTTTGACTGTACAGGTCCAATCGCTGAGACTGCAGATAAGGACCGAGCGGCCCACCTCGACGAGGACTCTCATCTGGAGGAACACCTGGCAGGCGTGGAAAGGGTGACACGAAATGAATAAACCTTCCTTACACTGTATTATCTGATTCTCTGATGGTTCTCAATCACAGCGTCTCCCACCAGCCCACTCCAGCATGTCCTCTATGGACTCAGCTGCTCCCGGGACCAGTCGGCTCTGGTCCGTGTCCTCCAGGCGCAGGATGAAGGCTCCTGCGTATTTCTTTGCGAAGATGTAGTTGTAGAGAGCGGTTCGGAGACCTCCAAGGTGCAAGAAGCCTGCAGCACAGAGCATCATGGTCATGGGGACATCACACTGCTGAAAAACGATTATCTAAAACAGACTGTAGTGTACTGTAGCATTTTTGGTTTGGTGCTGTTTTTGCCTCGTTGAAGCTAAAGCAGTATTTTAGACAGtaaacaggaaactgaaaaaagacacaaaatggctacaaatggtgtgtttgtgtgtccttgtcgCTGCTCTGTGAGTCTTTGTGCTTGTTCTGCAGGTGTTTCAAGTCATTTCTGAATCTTGAGTCTCAGTTTGAGGGAGTTTCATGTCCCTTGGTGGGTGTTTTCCATCTTTTTGTAATCATACTGTGCCTTAAGTAGTTTACCTACTTTAATATTGTGAGCTTTTAAATTACGGTTAGagttttcccagggaatcatttcatggatcttgattaaagtAAAACGAGGCAGATTGAGGGAActgaactgttgggccttaaaGGAGATGTGTGCCGTTCTAGTTTGAAGTGGttttcagtgtctctgtggtaGTTGTGCTTCTTCCGTTGACAGTACGAGTCTCTCTGTGGTTGACAAGTGTCTTTGTGGTCAACGTGTGTCTCTTGAAagagctctttttttttttgttagagGACCAGGACTGGACAGCCGGTCAGGTCTGTCGATTCAGGAGCTCACTCATCTTTTAAAGTTAATTCTAAAAAGAaacaggaggcagaggagaggccAGAATAGGAGTTAAGTGAAAGAGCGGTTTGTCTCGTCCAGTATTGAAGCTGCTGAATAACGTGGAGCTGCTCTGATGCTTGAATGTTGAGGCAcgaaaaaacaaaagcacaactCTGTATCAATGAAGGACAGAAGTGATCTTATTCTGGAAATATTCCTCAAGTGATAAAAAGCATTACTGGACAGTTTTTTTCTTACGTGTAGTTACAGGCTcatgttgatttaaaataaataataatttaatgtttgtGGCTGAGTTCAAATGTGGGCTGAGGGGCCTGTAAGTGGTTGTGTTTAATGAAAACTTCTGTGTTGTCTGATTTAACTTTAATATCCACATAATTTTGTCCTTGTATCTCGTCGCCAAAATCATTatcttatgttattattattgttattatttcaaaatgaaCATGTGTGATCTAAACGTATAGACCGGAGCTGGGGGTCGTACCTGTGGGACTGGGGGCAAACCGGACCCGCACCTCCCCCTGAACCGGAGCCTGAGCCGAGGAGCAGCATCTTCTCGCGGCCACGTCCAGCCGCAGTTTCCCGGGACCCCGGAGCCTCCTGGGACTCCCACCCaccagcccctccaccacctccacccggTTCGGGCGACACCACCGACACGACCTCAGCAGCAGAACCGACATGATGACACCACGCTGCGGTCACAGGACGCGAGCCCTGGCCGGTACACGAGCCGGTTAACGACCCGACGAGAGAAACATGGCGATAAAACCACAcgaagtgaaaaaaataaagttttcccTTCACGCGCTTCAATGTTTTGACTCGAACGT
Protein-coding sequences here:
- the LOC133954216 gene encoding ADP-ribosylation factor-binding protein GGA3-like, which produces MATGAGSETLDSWLNQATDPENQGDRWDCIQGFYQLVNQEADGPQVATSLLAHKIQSPQERESLQALTVLEACMNNCGKRFHSEAAKFRFLNELIKLLTPKYFGAWTPQKVKDRVTEVLYGWTLWLKDEPKIQEAYNMLKTQGFVKEDPKLPDTLIMAPPPQRSTESVFDQEDKAKVLARLLKSARPEDLELANRLIKSTIKEEQEKAEKALKRESTLKEVESSTRRLRELLRRNISGTSSPPSEDIKALYESCERLRPGLFRLASDTADDDAALAQVLAANDDLTLAVNAYKDQVGRRECNGARERRGEEEEGRSESSAPTSPREIKSYHLIDLSALDSPQTPREADSPPSSPPLVSSHLDNAFHPGPDFSESEFDKKETSKSYYEELMQLNDVFQKRSSEQNGARGLLLRPRGCGGGSIGSNGTSTWSFPQNHQFSGSGSDYRTPAEVTAETVCPPLLLKQVFVPMDTIKPSQLEPITLFDQGGVHVSLHFARNSPVGQPGVAVVVISTVNTSALHVRDLLFQAAVPKSMLVKLQPASGTHLAPYNPLLPPPAISQVVLLANPQKRRVRLRYKLTLTHGDQQLTETGDIHSFPDWSSLIGH
- the ears2 gene encoding probable glutamate--tRNA ligase, mitochondrial, yielding MSVLLLRSCRWCRPNRVEVVEGLVGGSPRRLRGPGKLRLDVAARRCCSSAQAPVQGEVRVRFAPSPTGFLHLGGLRTALYNYIFAKKYAGAFILRLEDTDQSRLVPGAAESIEDMLEWAGVPPDESPRRGGPLGPYLQSQRLDLYSQTAQELLQSGDAYHCFCSPQRLELLRKEALRSGQTPRYDNRCRHLRADQVQEKLDQGTSHVIRFRLEAGVEPFQDLIFGWNRHEVAQVEGDPVVIKADGFPTYHLANIVDDHHMKISHVLRGSEWLISTSKHLLMYRALGWKPPAFGHLPLLMNKDGSKLSKRQGDIFIQSYQRDGVLPDALLDITTNCGSGFNTNRMGRRIDELISEFNPSKITTHSALLDLEKLPEFNRIHLQQRIEDEDQCSLLIKDLQEKIQQTYTTEIQEQDVLHQDYIRRVLQLRKGHITSLQELVSPSYSYLWVRPSFTSQQVAALTAEAPHVASLMLKLLEERGEQLTLDQLSKDLKRLSKQTKATKYRDVMKLLRLALSGLQQGPSVAEMMASLGPAEIRHRFQKLLLLSETS